The following coding sequences lie in one Candidatus Schekmanbacteria bacterium genomic window:
- a CDS encoding alpha/beta fold hydrolase has translation MERNEKKSAFEIVESYIKENTTLILATSRNDTPRATPLVYKYRNGNFLIVSEEGKKFENLNANKRVSFAIADKYTSFGTSKGLQGEGKANVITAKDEIFLNLAEEYGLKKSVIEENGLQNFLKIIEIIPSDFTYMDSTLGKGFRIILSRKDSGEGFDAIYHHLEEIDEITVERYYPEEITKENPILFIHGAFHGSWCYHHFQKFFARLGYNTYAVNWKGHYLSKPDKMLGKRSIIDAVEDCEKTAKKLFTKLPILVGHSMGALISLIFAERNETKLAVLLDGAPYRKIFLDAGLDKIMTREGIESNFEISDDYRFTLSKEKAAQNFFDENLTGKDEMERYLSLVQEESGTILVDVFTGKIEVNKERIKCPLYILGKTFSPTKHRLNEMKAKDLGAKDCKVFENMTHDMMLERDWQRYASIILNWIENETQC, from the coding sequence ATGGAAAGAAATGAAAAGAAAAGTGCCTTTGAAATCGTAGAGTCCTATATTAAAGAAAATACCACTCTAATCTTAGCAACTAGCAGAAATGATACACCAAGAGCTACACCGCTTGTTTACAAATACCGCAACGGGAATTTTCTTATTGTAAGCGAGGAAGGTAAAAAATTTGAAAACCTGAATGCAAACAAAAGAGTATCCTTTGCCATTGCTGATAAATATACAAGCTTCGGCACATCAAAGGGGCTGCAAGGAGAAGGAAAAGCAAATGTCATAACAGCAAAAGATGAAATTTTTCTCAACCTCGCAGAAGAATATGGGCTCAAAAAATCGGTCATAGAAGAGAATGGCTTGCAGAATTTCCTTAAAATCATTGAAATCATTCCTTCGGATTTTACCTATATGGATTCAACCTTGGGCAAAGGTTTTAGGATTATCTTATCAAGAAAAGATTCTGGAGAAGGTTTTGATGCAATCTATCACCATCTTGAGGAAATAGATGAAATCACTGTTGAAAGATATTATCCTGAGGAAATTACAAAAGAAAATCCTATACTATTCATTCATGGCGCCTTTCATGGCTCTTGGTGTTATCACCATTTTCAAAAATTTTTCGCTCGCCTTGGATACAATACTTATGCTGTCAATTGGAAGGGACATTATCTTTCAAAACCTGACAAAATGTTAGGGAAAAGAAGCATCATTGATGCAGTTGAAGATTGTGAAAAGACAGCAAAAAAGCTATTTACAAAACTTCCTATATTGGTAGGACATAGTATGGGCGCTCTCATCTCATTGATTTTTGCTGAAAGAAATGAAACGAAATTGGCAGTGCTTCTCGACGGTGCACCTTATAGGAAAATATTTTTAGATGCTGGCCTTGACAAGATAATGACAAGAGAAGGAATAGAAAGCAATTTTGAAATATCAGATGATTATAGATTTACATTGAGTAAGGAAAAAGCCGCTCAAAACTTCTTTGATGAAAATCTCACAGGCAAAGACGAGATGGAAAGATATCTCTCTCTCGTGCAGGAAGAATCAGGCACTATTCTCGTAGATGTTTTCACCGGAAAAATTGAAGTGAATAAGGAAAGAATTAAATGTCCTCTTTATATTCTCGGAAAAACATTCTCTCCCACCAAACATCGCCTTAATGAGATGAAGGCAAAAGACCTTGGCGCCAAAGACTGCAAAGTGTTTGAAAATATGACTCACGATATGATGCTGGAGAGAGATTGGCAAAGGTATGCATCGATTATTCTAAATTGGATTGAGAATGAGACTCAATGTTAA